The Nicotiana tomentosiformis chromosome 9, ASM39032v3, whole genome shotgun sequence genome contains the following window.
AATTGTCTCATTAAGCGAATTTGATGACAGATTCAAGAAAACAAGATTCTCCAACTCGGTTAACGAGCTGGGAATTTTCCCTTTTAACTTATTCCCAGACAAATCTACATAACTAAGATTCGGGTGCCAATGTTTAGGCAAAACCCCAGATAAATTAGCATGTGAAATAGTAACAGAAAGCAAGTGCTCAATTCCATCCAAAATTATAGCAGGACCACTAGCAGTAACAGAAACACGCGAAACAGTTAACTCATTTACATTCTTGAACCGACTTAACCAAACCCCAGTAAGTTTCTTGAGGCTATTAATACAAGTAAATGACTTAAGATTTAAAGTGAGCTGAGAAGGGAAATGAATAGGTGAAATGGGACAGTTAATAAACTGTAAATTGGTAAGTGTAGACAAAGATTTAAGAGCAGTAAGAGATAAAGCAACATCATCTGAACAGTTGGAAAGTGAAAGTGAAACAATGTGACGAAATGGGGTTGAAAAATCACATACAATAGTTGAGTTGTGAGTACATGGGTTTTTACCTGTTGGAATATTGAGAGATTGAAGAGCTTTGAGTTGTTTTGGGTCAAGTGGAGAAGATGAATGAGTTGAAGGTGTGGGAATAGGAGATGGTTTTGGTGAAGGAGAGGAAATAGGAGATGGTTTTGGAGAAGGAGAGGAAATAGGAGAAGGGGACGTTAGTGATTTTGAGGTGGTAGAAGGGAAAAGGAAGAGGAGAAAAGTGAATGAGATGAGAAAAAAAGATGGATCTGGAGCTGCCATTGTTGCTAGTTGCTACTGAAAGAAGATGGAAAAAAGCAAGAACTATAAGGTAGTAttgaagtttgtacaaaagaatAGAAGACAAAGGGCCAGAGTTTGATGGAGAAATGTATATAACCTTAAAGTTGGAGATAATTACAGAAATAGCATTTTATATTCATAACGGCTCAAGTCaaaaaaaggttttttttttctttatgaaAATCGGAGGAAAACTTTTACTCTATTCATCGATTATATTTTATTTGACACTATTTTTTTTACTAAGTTATTAAAaagattaatatatttaaaatcaatTTAGTTTtactttttcattttatttttaataaaaagttCTTATgatcacacaaatattatgatatatttaaaatcataaattttacaTAAATGTTAGGTATTTAAAATCAGAGGCGTATCTAGTGTAGAAGCTATGAGTTCAATTGATGAACTCATAGCTTTCGCTCATACCCTATATTTTTGCTcaaaaaattattatatatataaaaataataaattttgaaccCATTAAATTAGATAAGTTACGGTAGAATGACGAATCTAAACTCATAAAGTTCAAATTTCGGATTCGTCTCCGATTAAAATCACAACTCGAAAAAGTCTTCCTTCTCGTTCATGTCAAATTATATCATGTAAATTGGAACAAACGAGTAAGAAGGATCATTTCCCTAGAAAATTCTACGTTACTTTTAAAGTACTTAATTACATATGTGGCACCATGGGCGGATCCACACGGAGTCAAGAGGGTTCATATGAACTCACTTCGTCGAAAAGTAATACTGTGTATATAGGCATATTTTTTCTATCTTCGAAAACGTAATGGTATAAAGATTATTTTGAACCCACTTCAAACAAATAAATCGCCTAGCCTGCTGGTAAAGAGGGTTCAAATTTTCTATGTAGTCCTGAGTTCAAAACTAGTTAGTCACATATGCCctctatttttgatttttttaatatagGTCTCTTTTCCCATAAAAACGACGTCGTTTATGTCTTTTTAAAATATTCCCCAAATCAGAAAACGACCAGAATCTCTAATCCCAAGCCCTTCGGTGCCCCTCTCTCTCTCAATTTCAAAGAGAATCGCTTCCATAGTCACCACTCACCTCCACCGTTAGCCCCTGCCGAGAAAGTCATCTCCCTCAAAGACAAAGGGCTTCATCTTGGTATCTAACTAAAAGTTCAGTTGATCGATAACAATAAGAACCAATTCTAGTTTTTCAATTTCTAATTTTCCAATTTCTAGTATTTATTCCTCTTTTGCATAAAGACTTAATCCCAATAATTTTTTTTCACCTCTATGTGCTTTCTTCTCtatgttgtagttcaatttcaaagagcattgcttcatAGTCGTCTCCTCCATTAGCCATAAGCCACTGCCGCTTCTCGAATCTCGTTGGGTCGCCTCTCTCCGTCTCTCGCCGTCAGCCCGTCAATTGTCACTATCGGGTTTCTCACTTGTTTATATTGCAGATTTTTGTAATTTATGCTTTGAAAAAAAATTCAGATTATTTTAATGGGTTTCGGCTGAGAAACTCAATTTCAATTTGAGATATCCCatgttaaatattttttttaatataatttttaatcTTAATGAAAAATGGGGAAAGGTGAGAAATTGAGAGTAATAAACTTGTTTATATTGAGAAGTTAAGCACCTTTTCTCTTTAGTTATGGAATATCTCAGATTGTTGTTGTTGGCTTTAAGTGAGAAATCCTTTTTCAGTTTGAATATACGTATACGTACACATGATATTTTTTTTGGGTGTGTGTACTTTTGATATGGTCATATGAAATGGAAATCAGTAATGTTTCCTTGATGCAGTCAAGAACATTTTCCTTGGCTCGTTGTTGAATCAACAGATTTTcctttataaaataatatttagcATGAATGTATTTTCTAGGACTGAAGTTTCAAAATCTAGGAAGATCAGATTTGCTGTTATCCATGAATGAAAGTTTCATTGCAATAGTTTTGTAATCTGATGAGTGATCGTTACTTGGGTTGTCTTCGATCACATTATTTCTTCTAGTTTAAATTTAAGGTTAAACATATACAAAAGTATTCTTCTAATTCTAATTCTAATTCTAATTTGGTATTCCAGTTTGTGTTACAATGAAGAGATTTTACCCACCAGTATCTTCCAAGAGATTTTGACATAAACAAGATATTGATGATGGTTGAATTGTATCCTGACGATTTTGATGAGAATATAATGGTTACGCTCAAGAATCAATTTGAAACTTATATTGTTGATGTTGATGAAAGGTTCTCAAATCTACAAGGACTTGTTGATCTTTCTGAAACACTAGTTAAGACAAAGAAGCATTTGAATTATCCATTTGTGTTTGGCCTTGTGAAATTTGCTTTGCTTCTACCAGTTGCCACTGCTACAGTTGAAAGTACTTTCTCGGCGATGAAGTTGATCAAGAGTAAATTGTGAAACCGAATGAATGACGAATTCATGAGCGGTTGTTTGGTACCTTAtgtagaaagaaaaatatttaacatCATTTCTGATGAGACTATTATGAATACGTTTCAGGAAATGAAAACTCATAGAGGACAGttgtaataatatattttattaatatataGTTTTTGTTGACCTCTTTGTATATTTGCTTCTTTGCATTTTGAACCCGCTTGATAAAAATCATGCGTCCGTCACTGTGTCATTCTTGTTGAATGACAAGATTTTATTTTTCTATGAATATAAAGTTTATTTAAATCATTTGTCCAACAACATAAAGACGGAGAAAGATGTAGTTCattattcaaaaataaaatagaaagtgAACGTAATATAGAACTTATCATGTGTCTCAGAAGTGTGTATATTTTTAGTGTATGATAGTCTCCAAAATGGTTAGTGAAGATTTATATAGTTGatcttaatttttttaaaaatgaaataTAATTATTGTTGTACTATAATCTTAACGAGTTCGTGATACTCAAATATAAAATCTCTCTTTTGCATTGTTTATTTCAAGCTACGATAATTTCCTCATTTCATAAAGATTTTGCACGTAAAATATCGATCTTATTATTCTTTTATTCTCATTATATCTATTGCATGTGGTTACTACCCATGCATGCAGATATATTGCAGGTGCCAACTACTTTAGAAATTCATTTTCTAAATCATTTTTCAGCATTATGCCATAACGATTTCTTACTATTACttgttaaaatatttaatttactCTTTCGAGCATCTAAATAACAGTACTTAAAAAATTCTATCGTGCAAGCTTTGTATCATAACAAGATATATTATAAAACAAAACTTTCAGTCtcaaaatttaaatatttgtttTTGTCTAAAAGAAATTTATTgatgtaaaatgaaaaaaatgatcaGGTGAATACgtggttttttttttcttttttctttttgcaaGTGATATAGACAAATGTTATAAAAACCAAATAAAGGCCAAAAGAATAATTTTCCGAGTTCCAACTTCCAAATAGAGCTTTCAATATGGCGGAGCCGGGCTAGTCCAACCCATTCCACACGGGCTTTAGCAATTGACGGATTGGGTTGGGCTAGCCCATCATTTTGATGGGCCTTATAATAGTTAGCCCATCTCAACACTATATTGGCTGCGGGCTCCATGGGCGGACTcatcatttttttaaatataattttatatttttctttaagttctaatcttaaaaaagataaatatttaaaatttaaaaaaaatcttattggaaaaatttaacaaaacttaataactttttatattgttacaatatatcacaataaacactaaaaaaaataaaagacaagACTATATTTCATTCACTAAAAGTCAAAACTCAAAACAAACTATTCAAGAAAACGTCCATGAAACTTATGGGATATCCAACACATCATCTTCATCAAACACATTTGAATCCGCTTGTGAGAAGGTTGTCTTAACATCTTCACTTTCATCTACATCTACAATTCTTATgcaatattaattagttaaatattaagaataattaaattttaaaaactaattAACATTTTAAGCCTTTGATGTTTTAATATGATGAGCTTAATAAACTTTATGCTTGAGATACTCTTCTCTTTATTTTTAGTATCatatactttttatattttaaatacgTATTTTTATTAGGCCAACAGGACGCCCCAACCCAACCTTAGTCAAGCCTCACGGGCCGCAGACTTACTCGGGTCAGGCTTAAAAGCCTCACTTTTAAATGGGCTCCAAAAATTTTAGCCCAATATTGCTAAATCAAGGGCTGATTTAACGGGCCAAACCCATATTAACGGCTGTGGTTCCGGAGTATGCTATAGGATACTATAATT
Protein-coding sequences here:
- the LOC104090832 gene encoding receptor-like protein 51 isoform X2 translates to MAAPDPSFFLISFTFLLFLFPSTTSKSLTSPSPISSPSPKPSPISSPSPKPSPIPTPSTHSSSPLDPKQLKALQSLNIPTGKNPCTHNSTIVCDFSTPFRHIVSLSLSNCSDDVALSLTALKSLSTLTNLQFINCPISPIHFPSQLTLNLKSFTCINSLKKLTGVWLSRFKNVNELTVSRVSVTASGPAIILDGIEHLLSVTISHANLSGVLPKHWHPNLSYVDLSGNKLKGKIPSSLTELENLVFLNLSSNSLNETIPTSFGDLSSLQNVSLASNSLSGSIPDSIAAIPGLVHLDLGSNQLNGTIPKFISDMKKLKYLNLEKNNFHGVLPFNASFIKKLVVLKVGENSNLCYNHSKLSKKVKLGIAPCDKHGLPLSPPASKDISSDDDEDDSDYADDERPHQQHSHGPSKVVLGLRWIVEVLSR
- the LOC104090832 gene encoding receptor-like protein 51 isoform X4, translating into MAAPDPSFFLISFTFLLFLFPSTTSKSLTSPSPISSPSPKPSPISSPSPKPSPIPTPSTHSSSPLDPKQLKALQSLNIPTGKNPCTHNSTIVCDFSTPFRHIVSLSLSNCSDDVALSLTALKSLSTLTNLQFINCPISPIHFPSQLTLNLKSFTCINSLKKLTGVWLSRFKNVNELTVSRVSVTASGPAIILDGIEHLLSVTISHANLSGVLPKHWHPNLSYVDLSGNKLKGKIPSSLTELENLVFLNLSSNSLNETIPTSFGDLSSLQNVSLASNSLSGSIPDSIAAIPGLVHLDLGSNQLNGTIPKFISDMKKLKYLNLEKNNFHGVLPFNASFIKKLVVLKVGENSNLCYNHSKLSKKVKLGIAPCDKHGLPLSPPASKDISSDDDEDDSDYADDERPHQQHSHGPSKVSGG
- the LOC104090832 gene encoding receptor-like protein 51 isoform X3; translation: MAAPDPSFFLISFTFLLFLFPSTTSKSLTSPSPISSPSPKPSPISSPSPKPSPIPTPSTHSSSPLDPKQLKALQSLNIPTGKNPCTHNSTIVCDFSTPFRHIVSLSLSNCSDDVALSLTALKSLSTLTNLQFINCPISPIHFPSQLTLNLKSFTCINSLKKLTGVWLSRFKNVNELTVSRVSVTASGPAIILDGIEHLLSVTISHANLSGVLPKHWHPNLSYVDLSGNKLKGKIPSSLTELENLVFLNLSSNSLNETIPTSFGDLSSLQNVSLASNSLSGSIPDSIAAIPGLVHLDLGSNQLNGTIPKFISDMKKLKYLNLEKNNFHGVLPFNASFIKKLVVLKVGENSNLCYNHSKLSKKVKLGIAPCDKHGLPLSPPASKDISSDDDEDDSDYADDERPHQQHSHGPSLRWIVEVLSR
- the LOC104090832 gene encoding receptor-like protein 51 isoform X1, producing the protein MAAPDPSFFLISFTFLLFLFPSTTSKSLTSPSPISSPSPKPSPISSPSPKPSPIPTPSTHSSSPLDPKQLKALQSLNIPTGKNPCTHNSTIVCDFSTPFRHIVSLSLSNCSDDVALSLTALKSLSTLTNLQFINCPISPIHFPSQLTLNLKSFTCINSLKKLTGVWLSRFKNVNELTVSRVSVTASGPAIILDGIEHLLSVTISHANLSGVLPKHWHPNLSYVDLSGNKLKGKIPSSLTELENLVFLNLSSNSLNETIPTSFGDLSSLQNVSLASNSLSGSIPDSIAAIPGLVHLDLGSNQLNGTIPKFISDMKKLKYLNLEKNNFHGVLPFNASFIKKLVVLKVGENSNLCYNHSKLSKKVKLGIAPCDKHGLPLSPPASKDISSDDDEDDSDYADDERPHQQHSHGPSKVVLGIAIALSSIVFLIIFLVLLAKCCK